ACCCTTCACGCATGACGAGAAACGCATCGCCGGGGTGAGGTTCAACAAGTTACTTAACATTTACAGTTCTCAGAAACTAGCCAgtcagccgggctagcacatgacatttaatatttctcgaaattaaaattatgtataaGTTAAAATCCTATATTGTACACCCTAGCATCAGGGTATCATGTACCTGCTTGCCAAATGTAAGACCAAATGTACAAATGAACATGATTACAATGgaataaatgatatgatatgatatgatatgattggcgcgacagtatctcgcggcgagatggACTATCCGTCCCTCTTTTATTAACTTAGTAAatgacgggtagtctatctcgccgcgagatactgtcgcgccaatcatgtgcttggcctacagATATACCTATACTACCTAGTAAAAGGAGCTGGTAAAAAAGTTTAAGACCGCGGAGCGTATCACTAcctaccttataaaacaaagtccgccgccgcgtctgtctgtttgtgtgtttgttcgcgataaactcaataactactgaacggattttcaatagagtgattcttgaggaaggtttaggtgtattatttgttaacccgtgcgaagccggtgCGGGTCACTAGTTTAgaatatataagtaaataatatgtaGAAATAAATTCAAAAGTCCCTTTGCTGTCTAACATCGACACGGTCTGTCTGCCTTTttccaagtaggtacctactcatagGTACTGTTTAATACtttcattataaatataaatatttgcaCCTAATCGAAGCCAGACATTATTGGTAGAATGAAAGTTTGCTTTCTTTTAGGTATTTAACATTTTATCATCTAGTTACTTCTTACTTAGATGATATCTTTAATAAAAAACCATAATTACTAAATTTGACTGGATCAGCTAAGATTTGTAATTACCTATTTATAGTCGATTTCGATACGTTGAGAGATAATTCGTAAAAGAAAGCGTGTagttacctatttataattGATGTCGCACCACGTTAAAAAGCGAAAGTAAGCGAGTGATCAATCGTATTAAGCAAACAAGTTTATAACTAgattgtaaatataatataatataacgtCTACCTATATAGTTGTGTCATCAATATAAGGTATAAATATTGGGTCACCGTCTACATTTGTAGGTATGCTAAACTCGTAAGGCTGGGAGTCTAAAGCTAACTTTAATGCCGCTTGCTGCATTTCAGTTCTGTATAGTTTCATGAAACTCTTAATTCCTATTTAccggtttatttatttctatattcaATTTTTCCAGTGCCTTCTACAATGCGTGTACCGGAAAGTGAAAGCTGTAAGTACCTgcctgttttaatttaattatgttcCAACTCCTAAATCCCTCTTCAAAAGTTTAtttgaaaaacaaaacaactcgattcttatattcataatttttaagattGATTATTCAATACTAAGAAAAGTAACAATTTCCTATGCGAAACTATATCGActtgaaattttataatttactaTGACTTGATTCCTGATATAATTTGGACTCTTTGTTCTCAAAGCAAATTAAGTCCAACTTAGATACCTACCGGTTTGCCTATCAGAATGAGATCGTTGTATGCGTTCTGTCTGAATTATGGATCATATTATTTCACTATAAAACGCGACGAAGCCCAAGACATGGAATTGAAAAGACCTTGTCTACAATAACTACTGTACATATATACTGCAATATTGCTGTTGAAAAAAATCCTGCTGGCATAAAATATAAAAGTCATAAACGTTCTCCATACTTGGCATTTACGTTTTATTTGGCGACTTTAATTGTATCTGCGGGATTCCTATTTAAAAAAGCGCCGCTTGATTCAAGACCTCCACCGCAGACCGCAGCTTAGTGGGTTTTTATAATGTTCGTCGTAAAACTCTTATGACAGGGATATTTTTacaaatatacatataggtacatactcaatgacttatacttatatttattgGTTATGCAAATAAATTGCACACTTCACCAATTAAACTGGGTCTGGGATATTCAGAACTTTTATGAGGTAGGTACCAGTTAACTATAGCATTGGTCAAGTTTTATGCTATGAAAttcacattttaaaataaattaataataatacttatgcTTAGCTACCTACAACAAAGTAATggtcttaaaataaaaaatctatttaattaatattattcgtCGAAGTTATATTTTTGTAACTGCCACCAAaaaaacaatgtattttttttagaatttttaaatactttttagggGCGCTACTTACCGCACTTTGATAATGATACcctccatacaaaatgtattctTTCGAAATTCTATTTTTTCGAAATTACTTTGTCGGACGACGAATCAGGGTGTATTCATATGCAATTTGACATAAAATAATACCGCTgaatttttaaaattacttatatttatttatgatttattttgtgGGGTTCTATTGATTTAGTGGTGTATACATTTTCCGTTCCTAAAacgcaaataaaaaataacgaaAATATCTGTgatgttattttaagtaaacaatgAGGAATATATGGTCCCGTTTATAAACAtgtatatacaaatacaaatacaaataatttatttataacaccAAGCCaatttatatataatttatttatttatttatacactggcgttcaaaagtgcatgaacatatttcaaccgtaatattaaggcattacggtcgacatctatccatgcacttttgaatcccactgtacctacctagtttttGTTGTCTTCCAGGTGGACGGCTACGGGTTCCCAACGCTAGAGGGCCTTGTAGGCCTCTACTCGGACGGCGTGAACGAGCGCGGGTACTTCATGGCAGTGCTCGAGGCCTCCAGGGAGTGCCTCATGAAGAACCACGACAAGTTCTCCAGGACAGTGCCCATGGGTAAGTTGGTTTCGATTGGCGGAGCTCTCCTAGGCGCGGTTACATCATGGCTATGCTTGACGGCAGCAAATAGTGCCTCATGAAGAATTGGTATAAGTTCTCCAAACCGTGTCAATGGATGAGCTTATAACCGTTGCTGGAGGGCTGGTGAGTTTGTACAAGGAATGGATGAATCAGGCGACTTCATGGTTATACTTGAGGACTCTAATGAGTACCTCATAAAGACAAGTTATCCAGAACCGTGCCCGTGGGTAATTTGGTTCCCTACGGTGGATGGGACGATGGGGTTGTACATAATGTTAAGCAAAATAAACGCATTTCAATTATTACCTACTAAGAATAAGCGCAGGTACTAATTGTGTATAAACTACATATTGTTGGTGATTGGCTCGCACTGATGCCTTTACCTTAACCGAAATATGAAGTGTCTTTAAAATCTCTACTTACTTTGATCATATTCATGAAATttcatttacattattttatttatttcagacaacGGGCGTAACTGCGATGTATCGTTCGACATCTTCGAGTGCATATCGGACCGCATCGGCGACTACTGCGGAAACTCCGGCCTCTGAACCAACACGAACGCAATCTcatcttaacctctagccgcccagagacctataaaaaggtctcctgatccattctaatttgaactttgtgttaacaaaataaaataacattttgcttggcaaggtttgacgtatgggcggctagaggttaaaactttattttagtgTCACGACTGTCCTCTCCACGGCGTGTTACGTTCTTTTGCAATGATATATGAAGTACATTAGaagagttgcgaattaccttttcgcacgtgtattgtacaacgttttacagtacatatggccctttaaatttttgacataatcacgtattgtccttaatcccgccctagggctgtaaagtagcaccatattatgtagttatgtacctactgtaatcaACCGTCTCGGTCCCAGTTGTAAAATACCCTcaaaattaaacattaaatacagaaaattgttttttgtacctTCGATAGGTTTGCAAAACACACGCcgtttatatacttacataaaatatgtTAAGAATACTTTTTCTTTTCACCTTGCAAATTTTCAAGTCGTCAAGTAGGCGGGCTAATTTAAGTTACCACTTATTTCATAAGAGAATGTGATAAGAACAGTGTACATAGAGTGATAAAACTTATATTTGCTAAATTCTAATGCTCAATAACATAGcttataaacaataattattctAAGATTAAATTTTGGTAAGAGCCAAATACTTGGCTTGATGATAATATTTTACCGAATTTAAAACGAATTTTAAGATTATAATTCTACACTTGATGTTTTCAACTGATTACagttaaaatacaattttttgaattttattatttaaaatgcaaaatttcAATTTATGTCTAAGATTATTTTGCTCGCTCACTGCCTTAGTTGTGATTAGTTCATTAAGATCAtcatatgtattttaaatgtattttataaatactACTTACTTGTATAACTGAGACTCAATCTCTTAAAAGTTTGTCCGTATCAACTCAGAATCAGCATCTAACTGGCCTAAacaaggacccctattcgacaagcgacgtttgacgtatcgtgttgatctcccgttgatgcgggaaaaatcataagttctcgaatacgtacaatgtcaaaatttgacattaacaatccacagttagggtgacaagcaaaccaaaccgaaccacccttagtttagagttgagttttggttgcaccaaatgatattatccaccgttgatggaatcaacactcagtatgcgataaaatcaactgttgatttgacgtggatgcgaaatctgacagttgtacgtgtcgaatttggccccattACTGACCCGAGTAATAAACATACATACTGCAGTATGTATGTTTATTACTCGGGTCagttttaaaactatattacGTATGTTAAGAAATAATTGGCTTAGTAACGAACTGATAGAATAATTTATCCCTAAGTGTgcctaataaaagtaataaaattgtatatatgttaaaattaaatatttgttttattttattacctataaaCTTTATAAATGCCATGACAATTTCTATCAAAATCAATATTAGCAATAGGAAAGTACAATTCCAATATCATCatactgccggattcgaactttaagatacgtcaattaatatatcTGCAAACGATattggattagatatgtcagtgtcaaaagtgacgtatttgtttgaagaaacgtcacatttgacactaacatatctaatccatatcgtttccagatctattaattgacgtattttaaGCCTTTGTagggcagagggaatatatttcccacctgattttgcactttatttcaaagtaatagggtttaattttgcataatttctggcacccttatgccttataaagggttaaagttagaatcgggccgatagTCAGCGATCAGCGCACTGCGCTCGAAGGTACTCATGTAGACAATGTGCGGtaaaagaagagtcgtggatCTTCTATTTTGGAAGTCGGTAAAAAATTGAGAGCCAAATGGATAGCCGAGCCTGAAATTCTTTGGTTCCCAATTTATTCTAAGGTCTATTAGTTTGAATAACTTTCATTTCTTTTACTTTTATACGTCGAGCGAGCCAGTTTCGAACTTCGAACTATGATTCGAAGTCACCGCACCGGTTACATAGATATTGCCAAATAATATTAAGTCCGCAAAAGCAAGTATTTGGCGTGTTGCGCAGTCTTAACCGTCAGGCGTTGTAACTGTTAGGGTGATGATGCGTACTGTACTGATGATTATGGTTGACAAGAAAGGCGGACGGTTCTAGACAACGTAGAACAATAAGGTAGTTTGATATAAGGACCTAGCTAGCAGACAATCGTGAAAATCGTAAAAAtgcctgatgaaaataaaaaatgtatcagtacattatttaaatttctatTGGCGTTTTCTAAAAATGATTGTCATTTTGGTGTACCAGGACACACATCATAAAATGTCCAATGTTAATCTCAATCTGATTTGATCACCTGGAGTTTGCTTAACTTTTCATTTCGCGGCCATAGTTATTGTAACATTTAACggcatacataattattaattacatcaaAGATTGGGGTGGCGCTGGTCTGGTGGCGAACTTACAGATGAGCTCCAACCTTTAATGCGAAgactaataataaatatatatgtacctatataataaccAAATCCAAGTTACAAACTACTATTCATTTAATTACTAGGTACGTAGATGAAACACGGGTTTTCCTAATTAAGAGTAAGTATCTATTAAAATGTTTGGCCTGGGTTTTTAAatcatataaatatgtataagtaattaATTTTACGGGTATTAGTAGTTACTATTTAAAGACAAAATCATCAGATACCTACTTTAAACAATTAGGTAATATATGGCCAAGTAAAATCCGGGACTAGTTTTCAATAATTACCTAGGTAAGGTGCAGCGGGACAATTTCGACTGCAGGATAatttctgtgcctccagtgtaaatgggttaaacttaaaaaattaaattttttcagtatggccgaaaaacgtttcaaatCGTGTTTTCTCTGCtctgcattgtttctaaaaaaattagg
The sequence above is drawn from the Cydia fagiglandana chromosome 7, ilCydFagi1.1, whole genome shotgun sequence genome and encodes:
- the LOC134665873 gene encoding general odorant-binding protein 70, whose product is MVRKISALVCCFCVFGISLSDSAISAESETRCRNPPTAPQKIERVITLCQDEIKLSILREALDVIKEEHTMPAQKRRNKRDVPFTHDEKRIAGCLLQCVYRKVKAVDGYGFPTLEGLVGLYSDGVNERGYFMAVLEASRECLMKNHDKFSRTVPMDNGRNCDVSFDIFECISDRIGDYCGNSGL